The proteins below come from a single Parageobacillus thermoglucosidasius genomic window:
- the rplS gene encoding 50S ribosomal protein L19 has product MHHLIQEITKEQLRTDLPDFRPGDTVRVHVKVIEGNRERIQVFEGVVIKRRGAGISETFTVRKVSYGVGVERTFPVHTPKIAKLEVVRRGKVRRAKLYYLRQLRGKAARIKENVQ; this is encoded by the coding sequence ATGCATCATTTAATTCAAGAAATTACGAAAGAACAATTGCGGACAGATTTACCGGATTTCCGTCCTGGTGACACAGTGCGTGTTCATGTGAAAGTCATCGAAGGAAACCGCGAGCGCATCCAAGTGTTTGAAGGCGTCGTCATTAAACGTCGCGGCGCAGGGATTAGCGAAACATTCACGGTCCGCAAAGTGTCTTACGGTGTTGGCGTAGAGCGCACTTTCCCAGTGCATACACCGAAAATTGCGAAATTAGAAGTGGTTCGCCGCGGTAAAGTACGTCGCGCGAAATTGTATTATTTGCGCCAACTTCGCGGCAAAGCAGCACGCATTAAAGAAAACGTTCAATAA
- the ffh gene encoding signal recognition particle protein produces the protein MAFEGLSERLQSVMSKIRGKGKVTEADVKEMMREVRLALLEADVNFKVVKDFVKRVSERAVGQEVLKSLTPGQQVIKVVKEELTELMGGEQSKIAVASRPPTVIMMVGLQGAGKTTTTGKLANLLRKRYNRNPMLVAADIYRPAAIKQLETLGKQLNMPVFSLGDQVSPVEIAKQAIEKAKEEHYDYVLIDTAGRLHIDETLMDELKQMKEIAKPDEIFLVVDAMTGQDAVNVAQSFHEQLGITGVILTKLDGDTRGGAALSIRAVTNTPIKFVGMGEKLDALEPFHPERMASRILGMGDVLTLIEKAQAAVDEEKAKELEQKMRTATFTLDDFLEQLGQVRKLGPLDEILKMIPGFHKIKGLNNLQIDEKQISRVEAIIRSMTKEEKMHPEIINGSRKKRIAKGSGTSVQEVNRLLKQFDEMKKMMKMMTNMPKGKKKGFKFPFM, from the coding sequence ATGGCGTTTGAAGGGTTGTCGGAACGTTTGCAAAGCGTCATGAGCAAAATCCGCGGAAAAGGAAAAGTGACAGAAGCGGATGTGAAAGAAATGATGCGCGAAGTTCGCCTTGCGCTTCTTGAGGCAGACGTCAATTTTAAGGTAGTCAAAGATTTTGTCAAACGGGTGAGCGAGCGCGCAGTCGGGCAGGAAGTGCTAAAAAGCTTAACGCCGGGGCAGCAAGTCATCAAAGTGGTGAAAGAAGAGCTGACCGAGCTGATGGGCGGAGAACAAAGCAAAATTGCCGTTGCCAGCCGCCCGCCGACCGTGATTATGATGGTTGGCCTGCAAGGCGCCGGAAAAACGACGACGACAGGAAAATTAGCGAATTTGCTGCGAAAACGGTATAACCGCAACCCGATGTTAGTCGCAGCCGATATTTACCGTCCGGCGGCGATAAAGCAGCTTGAAACGCTTGGCAAACAGCTGAATATGCCGGTTTTCTCTCTTGGCGATCAAGTCAGCCCTGTGGAAATTGCCAAGCAGGCAATCGAAAAAGCAAAGGAAGAACATTACGACTATGTGCTTATCGATACGGCCGGGCGCCTTCACATTGATGAAACGTTAATGGATGAATTAAAGCAAATGAAAGAAATCGCGAAACCGGACGAAATTTTCCTTGTTGTCGATGCGATGACAGGGCAAGACGCGGTAAACGTCGCGCAAAGTTTCCATGAACAGCTCGGCATTACTGGTGTCATTCTTACCAAACTCGATGGCGATACGCGCGGCGGGGCGGCACTTTCGATTCGGGCGGTTACCAACACGCCGATTAAATTCGTCGGAATGGGCGAAAAGCTTGACGCGCTCGAGCCGTTTCATCCGGAGCGCATGGCTTCGCGCATTTTAGGAATGGGCGATGTGCTTACACTTATTGAAAAAGCGCAGGCCGCCGTCGATGAAGAAAAAGCGAAAGAGCTTGAACAAAAAATGCGCACCGCCACGTTCACGCTCGATGATTTTTTAGAGCAGCTCGGGCAAGTGCGCAAACTCGGGCCGCTTGACGAAATTTTAAAAATGATCCCGGGTTTCCATAAAATCAAAGGCTTGAACAATTTGCAAATTGATGAAAAGCAAATTAGCCGCGTTGAAGCGATTATCCGCTCGATGACGAAAGAAGAAAAAATGCATCCGGAAATTATTAACGGCAGCCGGAAAAAGCGGATTGCCAAAGGAAGCGGGACTTCTGTCCAAGAAGTCAACCGGCTTCTCAAACAGTTCGATGAAATGAAAAAGATGATGAAAATGATGACAAATATGCCGAAAGGAAAGAAAAAGGGATTTAAATTCCCGTTTATGTAG
- the lepB gene encoding signal peptidase I encodes MEKKKSELREWLKAIVIAVLLAGGIRYFIFAPIIVDGLSMMPTLHNHDRMIVNKLSYKIGTPQRFDIIVFHAEEGKDYIKRVIGLPGDHIEYKNDTLYVNGKPYEEPYLDKYKKQVVDGPLTEPFTLEEITGRKTVPKGYLFVLGDNRRFSKDSRHIGFIPMEKVVGKASIVYWPLSDARFVK; translated from the coding sequence ATGGAAAAGAAAAAAAGTGAATTGCGGGAATGGTTAAAAGCAATCGTCATCGCCGTTTTGCTTGCGGGCGGCATTCGTTATTTTATTTTTGCGCCGATTATTGTGGACGGTCTGTCGATGATGCCGACTCTTCATAATCATGATCGGATGATCGTCAACAAGCTTTCTTACAAAATCGGCACACCGCAGCGGTTTGATATTATCGTCTTTCATGCCGAAGAAGGAAAAGACTATATTAAGCGGGTGATCGGTTTGCCGGGTGACCATATCGAATATAAAAACGATACGTTATATGTCAACGGTAAACCGTACGAAGAACCGTACTTGGACAAATATAAAAAACAAGTGGTGGATGGCCCGCTGACGGAACCGTTTACTTTGGAAGAAATCACTGGGCGAAAAACGGTGCCAAAAGGGTATTTGTTTGTTTTGGGCGACAATCGCCGCTTTAGCAAAGACAGCCGCCACATTGGGTTTATACCGATGGAGAAAGTCGTCGGAAAAGCCAGTATCGTTTATTGGCCGCTTTCTGACGCACGTTTTGTAAAATAA
- the ylqF gene encoding ribosome biogenesis GTPase YlqF, with protein MHMTIQWFPGHMAKAKREVQEKLKLIDIVFELLDARIPMSSRNPMINEILGNKPRIVLLNKADMADEAATQQWIAYFQQQQLRALAIDAQTGTGIKQIVAVSKEMLKDKFAKMAAKGIKNPRPMRALIVGIPNVGKSTLINRLAGRNIAKTGDKPGVTKAQQWIKVGKEMELLDTPGILWPKFEEEEVGLKLATTGAIKDTILNLQDVAVYALNFLKQHYPERLKERYSLDDIPEEIAELFAAIGRRRGCLVSGGAVDYDKVAEIVLHDIRTERLGRISFETP; from the coding sequence ATGCATATGACGATTCAATGGTTTCCAGGCCATATGGCGAAGGCAAAGCGCGAAGTGCAGGAAAAACTGAAACTGATCGATATCGTTTTTGAATTGCTCGATGCGCGCATTCCCATGTCGTCAAGAAATCCGATGATTAACGAAATTCTCGGAAACAAGCCTCGCATCGTTTTGTTAAACAAAGCGGATATGGCGGATGAAGCGGCCACGCAGCAATGGATTGCCTACTTCCAACAGCAGCAGTTGCGCGCATTAGCGATCGATGCGCAAACTGGCACAGGAATCAAACAAATTGTTGCGGTGTCCAAAGAGATGCTGAAAGACAAATTTGCGAAAATGGCAGCGAAAGGAATAAAAAACCCTCGCCCAATGCGCGCGCTTATTGTTGGGATTCCGAATGTCGGAAAATCGACGCTGATTAATCGCCTTGCCGGAAGAAATATAGCAAAAACAGGCGATAAACCGGGGGTCACGAAAGCGCAGCAGTGGATTAAAGTTGGCAAAGAAATGGAACTTCTTGATACGCCGGGAATTTTATGGCCGAAGTTTGAAGAGGAAGAAGTCGGGCTGAAGCTTGCCACCACCGGCGCCATTAAAGATACGATTTTAAATTTGCAAGATGTTGCTGTTTATGCGCTCAATTTTTTGAAACAGCATTATCCGGAACGGTTAAAGGAACGCTATTCGCTTGATGACATTCCGGAAGAAATCGCAGAACTGTTTGCTGCGATTGGCAGACGGCGCGGCTGTCTCGTCAGCGGTGGGGCAGTTGACTATGATAAAGTCGCGGAAATCGTGCTTCACGATATTCGTACAGAAAGATTAGGGAGAATTAGTTTTGAAACGCCATAA
- the rimM gene encoding ribosome maturation factor RimM (Essential for efficient processing of 16S rRNA), which yields MEKWFNVGKIVNTHGIRGEVRVISRTDFPEERYKKGNTLYIFMEKSQEPIEVIVKSHRVHKSFDLLSFEGYDNINLVEKFKGAMLKVPESQLGELNEGEYYFHEIIGCTVVTEEGETVGTVSEILTPGANDVWVVKRNNGKEALIPYIEDIVKNVDVEAKIITIRPMEGLLE from the coding sequence ATGGAAAAGTGGTTTAATGTTGGAAAAATCGTGAATACGCACGGCATTCGCGGCGAAGTGCGCGTGATTTCCCGCACCGATTTTCCGGAGGAACGTTATAAAAAAGGAAATACGTTATATATTTTTATGGAAAAATCGCAAGAACCGATCGAAGTCATCGTCAAAAGCCACCGTGTTCATAAGTCATTCGATTTGCTTTCATTTGAAGGATATGACAACATCAACCTTGTCGAAAAATTTAAAGGCGCGATGCTGAAAGTTCCGGAAAGCCAACTTGGTGAGTTAAACGAAGGAGAATATTATTTCCATGAAATTATTGGCTGCACGGTTGTTACCGAAGAAGGAGAAACGGTCGGGACGGTGAGCGAAATTTTAACGCCGGGCGCCAACGACGTATGGGTGGTGAAACGGAATAACGGCAAAGAAGCCCTTATTCCGTATATAGAGGATATTGTGAAAAACGTCGATGTAGAAGCGAAAATCATTACTATCCGCCCGATGGAAGGGCTGCTTGAATGA
- the trmD gene encoding tRNA (guanosine(37)-N1)-methyltransferase TrmD, with translation MKIDILTLFPNMFTGVFSESILKKAQEKKAVSLNVINFRDFADNKHKTVDDYPYGGGAGMVLKPQPIFDAVAHVTKDSERPRIILLCPQGERYTQKKAEELAKEEHLVLICGHYEGYDERIREYLVTDEISIGDYVLTGGELGAMVIVDSVVRLLPGVLGNEASPVHDSFSSGLLEHPHYTRPADFRGMKVPDVLLSGNHRLIEEWREKQSLKRTFLRRPDLLENYPLTEKQKRWIEEWKKEKQ, from the coding sequence ATGAAAATCGATATATTGACATTATTTCCTAATATGTTTACAGGTGTGTTCAGTGAGTCGATTTTAAAAAAAGCCCAAGAAAAGAAAGCTGTTTCGCTGAATGTGATTAATTTCCGCGATTTCGCCGATAACAAACATAAAACGGTCGATGATTATCCGTACGGCGGCGGGGCGGGAATGGTGCTAAAACCGCAGCCGATTTTTGACGCGGTTGCCCATGTGACAAAAGATTCTGAGCGACCGCGCATCATCTTGCTTTGCCCGCAAGGGGAGCGGTATACGCAGAAAAAAGCGGAAGAGCTGGCGAAAGAGGAGCACTTGGTGTTGATTTGCGGCCATTATGAAGGCTATGATGAACGGATTCGCGAATATTTAGTAACCGATGAAATTTCGATCGGGGATTACGTATTAACAGGCGGGGAATTAGGAGCGATGGTCATTGTCGACAGTGTCGTCCGGCTGCTTCCGGGCGTGCTTGGCAACGAAGCTTCCCCTGTGCATGACTCGTTTAGCTCCGGGTTGCTCGAGCATCCGCATTACACGCGCCCCGCTGATTTCCGCGGCATGAAAGTTCCTGATGTGCTTTTATCAGGGAATCACCGCCTTATCGAAGAATGGCGCGAAAAACAATCGTTAAAGCGGACGTTTTTGCGCCGCCCGGATTTGCTTGAAAACTACCCGCTGACAGAAAAGCAAAAACGATGGATCGAAGAGTGGAAAAAAGAAAAACAGTAG
- a CDS encoding putative DNA-binding protein — protein MIEKTMRMNYLYDFYQALLTPKQRSYMSLYYLDDYSLGEIAEQYEVSRQAVYDNIKRTEAMLEEYEKKLSLFQKFQKRKQLMNELKDYVLQKYGNDQQLFHIIKELEELE, from the coding sequence ATGATCGAAAAAACGATGAGAATGAACTATTTATACGATTTTTATCAAGCGCTGCTGACGCCAAAACAGCGCAGCTATATGTCGCTTTATTATTTAGACGATTACTCCCTCGGCGAAATTGCAGAGCAGTATGAAGTCAGCCGCCAGGCTGTTTATGATAATATAAAACGAACGGAAGCGATGCTGGAAGAATATGAAAAAAAATTATCGCTCTTTCAGAAGTTCCAAAAGCGGAAACAGCTGATGAATGAACTGAAAGATTATGTTTTGCAGAAATATGGAAATGACCAACAGCTGTTTCATATTATTAAAGAGTTAGAAGAATTGGAATAA
- the rpsP gene encoding 30S ribosomal protein S16 — MAVRIRLKRMGAKKKPFYRIVVADSRSPRDGRFIETIGTYNPLTEPAEIKIDEELALKWLQNGAKPSDTVRNLLSKQGILEKFHNLKYGK; from the coding sequence ATGGCAGTAAGAATTCGTTTAAAACGCATGGGCGCGAAGAAAAAACCTTTCTATCGCATTGTAGTAGCGGACTCTCGTTCTCCGCGCGACGGACGTTTCATTGAAACAATCGGTACGTATAATCCTCTTACGGAGCCAGCGGAAATCAAAATCGACGAAGAACTCGCGCTGAAATGGCTGCAAAATGGCGCAAAACCGTCCGATACGGTCCGCAACCTTTTGTCCAAACAAGGCATTTTAGAGAAGTTTCATAACTTAAAATACGGCAAATAA
- a CDS encoding YlqD family protein produces MKIIQTIEVRQIVTEKSKQALREAFLAQKQQLMRECEQLRFEQKRLEKTGKYSSSLLKQYFSKEMDTRLEKIKLLDFQLEQLHILPLGSELKEREVQALIDVQVGDKWENVISQRAIIIEDGIIKEIR; encoded by the coding sequence ATGAAAATTATCCAAACGATCGAAGTGCGGCAAATCGTCACCGAAAAAAGCAAGCAAGCGCTTCGTGAAGCATTTTTGGCACAAAAACAACAGCTGATGCGGGAATGCGAGCAGCTTCGTTTTGAGCAAAAACGTCTCGAAAAAACCGGAAAATATTCTTCTTCCCTTCTTAAGCAATATTTCTCCAAAGAAATGGATACAAGATTAGAGAAAATAAAACTTCTTGACTTCCAGCTCGAACAATTACATATTTTGCCGTTAGGCAGTGAGCTAAAAGAGCGGGAAGTGCAAGCGCTTATTGACGTCCAAGTCGGTGACAAATGGGAAAATGTCATTTCCCAGCGCGCCATTATTATTGAAGACGGCATTATCAAAGAAATCCGCTAA
- a CDS encoding KH domain-containing protein, translated as MKPLIETIVQALVDHPESVLVTSIEDERAITYKLSVHKEDIGKVIGKQGRTIHAIRTVVYAAAARQPKRVIVQVDEKG; from the coding sequence ATGAAACCATTAATCGAAACGATCGTACAAGCGCTTGTCGATCATCCTGAATCGGTTTTGGTGACAAGCATCGAGGATGAACGGGCAATCACCTACAAATTGTCTGTGCACAAAGAAGACATTGGCAAGGTGATTGGCAAACAAGGCCGCACGATTCACGCGATTCGCACAGTCGTATATGCTGCGGCGGCGCGCCAGCCGAAACGCGTGATCGTGCAAGTGGATGAAAAAGGGTGA